A window from Nitrosopumilus adriaticus encodes these proteins:
- a CDS encoding menaquinone biosynthesis decarboxylase, producing the protein MPIEDIHEFVSELEKKGELKRVKTQVDADLEIAEILRRKMYSYGPAILFENVKGFEMPVLGNAFGSMKRLEIGLEMTDFTEIGKRIADMTKMDIPSGLLNKIKKLPELSKMTASFPKTENSGPVTEITSSDASFDDLPILKSWPNDAGRFITLGLVATKHPETGVRNLGVYRMQIIDKTHASMHWQKHKRGAHHGDISKDKGEKIPVAIIFGGDPATIFSSIAPVPEGLDKYLFAGITRKEGIKTVKCKTIDLDVPANAEIVLEGYVDPADIRDEGPFGDHTGYYTPVEPYPTFTLTGIMRRKNPIYVTTVVGKPILEDAYIGKVIERSFLPLIQMFHPEVVDFSMPAAGWFQGFAIISIKKRYPGQAKKVMMGLWGMGQLSLTKMFVVVDEDVNVHDINDVIWAITTRADAARDTTIINNTPTDTLDPASPLVNLGSKMGIDATQKTKEEGYQREIQQPVKVDDKTKDLVDSKWSDYGL; encoded by the coding sequence GTGCCAATAGAGGATATTCACGAGTTCGTATCAGAACTAGAAAAGAAGGGAGAATTAAAGAGAGTAAAAACCCAAGTTGATGCAGATTTAGAGATTGCAGAAATTCTAAGGAGGAAAATGTATTCTTATGGCCCTGCAATTCTTTTTGAAAATGTAAAGGGTTTTGAGATGCCAGTTTTAGGAAACGCGTTTGGTTCAATGAAAAGATTAGAGATTGGACTTGAGATGACAGACTTTACAGAAATTGGTAAACGTATTGCAGATATGACAAAGATGGACATTCCATCAGGATTACTAAACAAAATAAAAAAACTTCCAGAATTATCAAAGATGACAGCATCATTTCCCAAAACAGAAAACAGCGGTCCGGTTACAGAGATTACATCAAGTGATGCATCTTTTGATGATTTACCAATTTTAAAATCATGGCCAAATGATGCTGGAAGATTCATCACTCTAGGATTAGTTGCAACAAAGCATCCAGAAACAGGAGTGAGGAATTTGGGAGTGTACAGAATGCAAATAATTGACAAAACTCATGCATCAATGCACTGGCAGAAGCATAAACGAGGAGCTCATCACGGAGACATTTCAAAAGACAAGGGAGAAAAAATTCCAGTTGCAATTATTTTTGGCGGGGATCCTGCAACAATTTTTTCATCAATTGCTCCAGTTCCAGAAGGACTTGACAAGTATTTGTTTGCAGGAATTACGCGAAAAGAAGGAATCAAAACTGTAAAATGTAAAACAATTGATCTAGATGTTCCAGCAAATGCAGAGATTGTTTTAGAAGGATACGTTGATCCTGCCGACATTAGAGATGAAGGACCATTCGGAGATCATACAGGATACTATACCCCAGTAGAACCATATCCAACATTCACACTAACTGGAATTATGAGAAGGAAAAATCCAATTTATGTCACAACAGTAGTTGGCAAACCAATTCTTGAGGATGCATATATTGGCAAAGTAATCGAAAGATCATTTTTACCTTTGATACAAATGTTCCATCCTGAAGTTGTAGACTTTAGCATGCCAGCAGCAGGTTGGTTCCAAGGATTTGCAATTATTTCAATTAAAAAAAGATACCCCGGCCAAGCAAAGAAAGTGATGATGGGATTATGGGGAATGGGGCAGTTATCACTAACTAAGATGTTCGTTGTTGTAGATGAGGACGTCAACGTTCATGACATCAATGATGTAATTTGGGCAATTACTACAAGAGCAGATGCTGCAAGAGACACGACAATTATCAATAACACGCCAACGGATACTTTAGATCCTGCATCACCTCTTGTCAATCTAGGTTCT